In Calorimonas adulescens, the sequence TTAAAGAGTTTTTACAGGCGTTAAATAGAAATCAAATATCTTTTCGGCTGCTTCCCGAGCAGGTACATCGTTGGGTAGCTGCACCAGCGGTATGCCACGCCACTTACGTCTTTTAAAGCTTCCATGACCGCTTCCGGCAGGGTTGGGTGCAAATGAATTGTCCATCATGAATTCATCCACAGCAATTCTTCCGTTTTCTAAAAGTAATTTCAATGCCGTTTTCAGTAGTTCATAAATTTTTTATAAGGTTGACTTCAGTCTTGATTCCAATCCCTCCTTTATCATCTTTACCTCGTGAACATTTTTATTGCTCTGCTCATAAGGTGAAACTCCTAATCTATCAGCATATATGAAGTTCTCGTCATAAGACAAGAATCCAATCACCGGTATATCGTCACATGAATCTATAATAAAAGCTTTTTCGTCAGAGCTTTTTATTTTATTTCCCACCGCAAATATGTTTTTGATGCCGATATCCCGGGCAAGCTTTTTTATAGACTTCAGCGTCTGAATGCTCCTTTTCCCTGGCTCCACAACCACCAAAAAAGCATCTACAGATTTGGCAGTGGCTCTGCCCAGGTGCTCTATACCTGCTTCCATATCCAGTATTAATACCTCATTTGCCTTGAGTATGAGATGACTCATAAGTGCCTTCAAAAATGCATGTTCAGGGCAGGTGCATCCACTGCCTCCTTCTTTCACTGTACCCATTACCAAAAGCTTCACATTATTGTGGGTTACGCAGTATTTTTCCGGTATGTCGTCAACTCTTGGATTTAACCTGAACATCTGGCCAACCATTCCTGGTATTGCTTCAGTCCTTTGGGCTATCAAATCCCTCATCTGGGAAAGCGGGACGATTTTCTCCACTATCTCATCAGGGAATCCTAGAGCTGACGCCAGATTAGGATCAGGATCCGCATCTACAGCCAGCACTTTGTATCCGTCATCAGCATATGTCCTGGCCAAGACTCCTGCCAGTGTGGTCTTCCCCACCCCACCCTTACCGGTAACAGCAATCCTCATGGAATCACCACCTCAATAATCATCCTAGTCGTGTGCATAACTCAAACTCATTGAAATAACTGACTTTAATCTCATACCCATTCACAAAACTAC encodes:
- a CDS encoding AAA family ATPase translates to MRIAVTGKGGVGKTTLAGVLARTYADDGYKVLAVDADPDPNLASALGFPDEIVEKIVPLSQMRDLIAQRTEAIPGMVGQMFRLNPRVDDIPEKYCVTHNNVKLLVMGTVKEGGSGCTCPEHAFLKALMSHLILKANEVLILDMEAGIEHLGRATAKSVDAFLVVVEPGKRSIQTLKSIKKLARDIGIKNIFAVGNKIKSSDEKAFIIDSCDDIPVIGFLSYDENFIYADRLGVSPYEQSNKNVHEVKMIKEGLESRLKSTL